Proteins from one Oryza sativa Japonica Group chromosome 12, ASM3414082v1 genomic window:
- the LOC4351645 gene encoding protein-tyrosine-phosphatase PTP1, whose amino-acid sequence MAAARFAGVPRRAAQSSSSSSQAPLDEPPPPALTPEQVGLCREALEYFEGMCGRPEAMSDEFRRLQDTRHELMRSSNEARNAANREKNRYIDVVPFDTTRVRLKRSTTSQTSSNDYINASFIKVTEDNRVAKFISTQGPLAKTFDDFWEMVYEYQCPVIVMLTQFDSLKCDEYLPLRKQREAYGKYNVKITNAKRDSHQLWLRDVMVQCNESSRVHSVRHIEYPDWPDHGVPTNTDAVRQIRKWLQNTPMEHPIVVHCSAGIGRTGAYITIHSTIERLLLGDKSSYHLDETVKTLRTQRVGMVQTEKQYMFCYRAIADELKDLLESNR is encoded by the exons ATGGCCGCCGCCCGCTTCGCCGGTGTCCCTCGCCGCGCGgcgcagtcgtcgtcgtcgtcgtcccaggCGCCCCTCGacgagccgcctccgccggcgctgACGCCCGAGCAGGTCGGTCTATGCAGGGAGGCGCTCGAGTACTTCGAGGGGATGTGTGGCCGGCCGGAAGCCATGTCCGACGAGTTCAGGAGACTCCAG GACACGAGACACGAGCTGATGAGAAGTTCTAATGAAGCTCGTAATGCTGCAAATAGGGAGAAAAACCGCTATATTGATGTCGTACCAT TTGATACTACCAGGGTAAGGCTAAAACGATCAACCACCAGTCAGACTTCAAGCAATGATTATATCAATGCAAGCTTTAtaaag GTCACTGAGGACAACAGAGTTGCAAAATTTATTTCCACTCAAGGTCCACTAGCCAAGACATTTGATGATTTCTGGGAAATGGTCTATGAATATCAATGTCCTGTTATTGTTATGCTCACACAATTCGACAGTCTTAAG TGTGATGAATATCTTCCATTACGCAAGCAACGTGAAGCGTATGGAAAGTACAATGTTAAGATTACAAATGCCAAAAGAGATAGCCATCAGTTATGGTTGCGTGATGTGATGGTGCAATGCAACGAG TCAAGCAGGGTTCATTCTGTACGCCATATAGAATATCCTGATTGGCCTGATCATGGAGTTCCAACTAATACTGATGCTGTAAGACAAATTCGAAAATGGTTACAAAATACTCCGATGGAGCATCCTATAGTTGTACACTGCAG TGCGGGCATTGGAAGAACCGGTGCTTACATAACTATCCATAGTACAATTGAGAGACTTCTCCTTGGTGATAAAAGCTCATATCATCTTGATGAAACTGTCAAAACTTTGAGAACCCAACGAGTTGGAATGGTCCAAACTGAG AAACAATACATGTTCTGCTATCGTGCAATTGCTGATGAGCTGAAAGATCTTTTGGAGTCTAACCGCTGA
- the LOC4351644 gene encoding dirigent protein 22: MAAMLISRRSIQLVLVVAAVVAIAGAVHAAAGETTATTTHIKVYWHDVVSGPSPTAVQVARAATTNSSASFFGAVVVIDDPLTSGPDLNASSPVGRAQGTYVSAGKDTVALLMNMNFVFQSGRYNGSTVAIMGRNEVFAAVREMAVVGGTGVFRWARGYAQARTHTLDMKTGDATVEYNLYINH; this comes from the coding sequence ATGGCCGCCATGCTCATCTCGCGACGCAGCATCCagctcgtcctcgtcgtcgccgccgtggtcgcCATCGCCGGAGCTGTCCATGCTGCCGCGggggagacgacggcgacgacgacgcacaTCAAGGTGTACTGGCACGACGTGGTGAGCGGGCCGAGCCCGACGGCGGTGCAGGTGGCGAGGGCAGCGACGACCAACTCGTCGGCGAGCTTCTTCGGCGCCGTGGTGGTGATCGACGACCCGCTGACGTCGGGCCCCGACCTGAACGCCTCGTCGCCGGTGGGCCGCGCCCAGGGCACCTACGTCAGCGCCGGCAAGGACACGGTGGCGCTGCTCATGAACATGAACTTCGTCTTCCAGTCCGGCAGGTACAACGGCAGCACCGTCGCCATCATGGGCCGCAACGAGGTCTTCGCCGCCGTCCGCGAGATGGCCGTCGTCGGCGGCACCGGCGTCTTCCGGTGGGCCCGCGGCTACGCCCAGGCCCGGACCCACACCCTCGACATGAAGACCGGCGACGCCACCGTTGAGTACAACCTCTACATCAACCACTGA